A region of Vitis vinifera cultivar Pinot Noir 40024 chromosome 13, ASM3070453v1 DNA encodes the following proteins:
- the LOC100243386 gene encoding tRNA (guanine(26)-N(2))-dimethyltransferase yields MILLSAKTLSSSPFLLRSSPHPQNPNPKPLSASQALPKSEYRTERGLTFDSGNSFFRHESATGRDLGVLAASLYKKSKGSVRVLDAMCGCGIRSLRYLVEAEADFVLANDANENYGRTILENLSQGLGGSGEERRWVVTHTDANRVMTECYLRRDFYDLIDVDSFGSESSFLRSAYNALKLDGLFYVTSTDGYTSGGHRPHHSLASYGAFVRPMPYSNEVGLRMLIGGALREASVLGYRITPLFSYYSYHGPVFRVMLRMNRGKLPENRNYGFISYCTKCGNSQAFSWNELGRISCPCSDAKVSSSLVVSGPLWIGPLHNASYLTEMLNLAEQWGWTGNDTETHLGKLLKQMIDESDPKLPFGYIKLDEVASRAKINSPPLRTMMSALNKEGYAVSRSHIASNAIKTNCPMAVCIRIAKELQQC; encoded by the exons ATGATACTCCTCTCTGCCAAAACGCTAtcctcttctccatttcttctCCGCTCTTCACCACACCcgcaaaaccctaaccctaagcCACTTTCTGCTTCCCAAGCCCTCCCCAAATCCGAGTATCGCACCGAAAGGGGTCTCACGTTCGACAGTGGCAACTCCTTTTTCCGGCACGAGAGCGCCACCGGCCGCGACCTCGGGGTCCTGGCGGCGTCGCTCTACAAGAAATCGAAAGGCAGTGTTCGGGTTCTTGACGCCATGTGCGGCTGCGGAATTCGGTCGCTCCGGTACCTCGTGGAGGCGGAGGCCGATTTCGTCTTGGCGAATGATGCAAATGAGAATTACGGGAGGACGATTTTGGAGAATTTGTCGCAGGGGTTGGGGGGTTCGGGGGAGGAGAGGAGGTGGGTTGTGACGCATACAGATGCGAATCGGGTCATGACGGAGTGTTATCTGCGTAGGGATTTCTATGATCTGATTGATGTTGATTCGTTTGGGAGCGAGTCGTCGTTTTTGCGGTCTGCGTATAATGCCCTGAAGTTGGATGGATTGTTTTATGTCACGTCGACTGATGGGTACACCTCCGGTGGTCACAGGCCTCATCA ttcTTTAGCTTCATATGGAGCATTTGTTCGACCTATGCCATATTCGAATGAGGTTGGTTTGCGAATGCTTATAGGTGGAGCCTTGCGGGAGGCGTCTGTGCTGGGCTACCGCATCACACCACTTTTCTCATACTATTCTTACCATGGACCTGTGTTTAGAGTCATGCTCCGAATGAACCGTGGAAAACTTCCTGAAAACAG GAACTATGGCTTCATCAGCTACTGCACCAAGTGTGGAAACTCTCAAGCTTTTTCATGGAATGAACTTGGCCGGATCAGTTGCCCCTGCAGTGATGCAAAG GTTTCAAGCTCACTCGTTGTTTCGGGTCCCCTTTGGATAGGACCTCTTCACAATGCTTCCTACCTTACAGAAATGCTAAATTTAGCTGAACAATGGGGATGGACTGGCAATGACACTGAAACTCATCTGGGAAAACTTCTGAAGCAGATGATCGATGAGAGTGACCCTAAATTACCATTTGGATACATCAAATTGGACGAG GTGGCAAGCCGTGCAAAAATAAACTCTCCTCCCCTCAGGACCATGATGAGTGCCCTGAACAAG GAGGGATATGCTGTTAGTAGGTCACACATTGCCTCCAACGCAATTAAGACAAACTGCCCTATGGCAGTCTGCATTAGGATTGCAAAGGAACTTCAGCAATGTTGA